A DNA window from Parabacteroides johnsonii DSM 18315 contains the following coding sequences:
- a CDS encoding alpha-L-arabinofuranosidase C-terminal domain-containing protein, with the protein MKVNLVLLALILAGCQPEMPVTSSILVEGDGLTIPVNKELYGLTIEEINHAVDGGIYAELIQNRSFEDGVPPLNCPYDPVRRVLTTPNGWVIPFLRSDSVPGWRRFSATSYMYPDTKELINDKNRRSLLVSVSASAESGKGGVIAEGYGGIPLRKGEKYDLSFYMKGASMVPKTVSLTLADSTGETTFSEVFRVAPAYEWRKYRHTFTATSNTNKSVLAITTDSSAVFWLDVVSLLPQKTWKGRPNGLRPELMELIAALKPAFIRFPGGSFVEGYTAGTYPVWRETVGDIAERKHFWNVWAYGTTNGVGYHEYLQMCEDLDAEPVYVINSGVTNQSRRPRYEDITAMGKLVQDALDAIAYANEPADSVMGALRAAHGHPEPFGLKYVEIGSENYGLEYTKRFELFKKAIQEAYPDITVISSSDVRGKSRNEWSDTHFYSSESFLISNHNRFVAGRYTRRMPPAFIGEFSLSGGAAPGSLRAAIGEACFLAGAENGQEIVKRLAYAPVLGNTKYKMDRYPAIFFDGEQIALSPSYHLLQMFGSNRGDEVLKTEVRTYQKPQVIFGRAGIEMFDNSYEFKEVKIDNLPVKEGTVMTGGWTVGQGTLIPVANRWNYILLGDPSAYDYTFSADIRRTKGSGQIQFRVRDNGLPGEQNDYIGLTIGSGAVEFYRQAGGVRDTLRTPVLYPFQSNRWYNVKIACKGEQIGCFVNDTLVHETILPGIPSLVSTAALDKETHTIILKVINTTQHEEKTELNLQGVSVKNTAEIIQLTGDPEARNTYDKPDVVVPKTKEISFSLSGPRVYNFPPNSITIMKLKID; encoded by the coding sequence ATGAAAGTGAATTTGGTTCTTTTAGCACTCATATTAGCCGGGTGTCAGCCGGAAATGCCTGTAACATCTTCTATTCTGGTAGAGGGGGATGGTTTGACAATACCTGTGAATAAGGAACTGTATGGTTTGACCATTGAGGAAATCAACCATGCGGTGGATGGCGGTATTTATGCGGAACTGATACAAAACCGGAGCTTTGAAGATGGAGTTCCTCCCTTGAATTGCCCATACGATCCTGTCCGCCGGGTTCTGACTACCCCGAATGGATGGGTTATTCCCTTCTTACGTTCTGATTCGGTGCCGGGGTGGCGCCGCTTTTCTGCGACGTCTTATATGTATCCTGACACTAAGGAATTGATTAATGACAAGAACCGGCGTTCTCTGCTGGTTTCGGTGTCCGCTTCGGCTGAGTCGGGAAAAGGAGGTGTCATCGCCGAAGGATATGGAGGGATACCGCTTCGGAAAGGCGAGAAATATGATTTGTCTTTTTATATGAAAGGCGCTTCTATGGTTCCGAAAACTGTAAGCCTGACTTTAGCCGATTCTACCGGTGAGACAACCTTCAGCGAAGTGTTCCGGGTGGCACCAGCCTATGAATGGAGGAAGTACAGGCATACTTTTACTGCAACCTCGAATACGAATAAATCCGTGCTGGCGATAACGACTGACAGCTCGGCTGTTTTCTGGCTGGATGTCGTTTCCCTGCTTCCACAAAAGACATGGAAAGGCCGTCCGAACGGATTGCGTCCGGAACTGATGGAGCTGATTGCTGCATTGAAGCCTGCGTTCATTCGCTTCCCTGGCGGAAGTTTTGTAGAAGGATATACGGCCGGGACCTATCCGGTTTGGCGTGAGACGGTAGGAGATATTGCCGAACGTAAACATTTTTGGAATGTATGGGCATACGGTACGACAAACGGTGTCGGCTATCATGAATATCTCCAGATGTGTGAAGATTTGGATGCCGAACCAGTCTATGTCATTAATAGCGGTGTGACCAACCAAAGCCGCCGTCCGCGTTATGAAGATATAACGGCGATGGGGAAATTGGTACAGGATGCCTTGGACGCTATCGCTTATGCCAATGAACCGGCCGATTCCGTTATGGGAGCCTTGCGGGCTGCTCATGGACATCCGGAACCTTTCGGATTGAAGTATGTGGAGATCGGCAGTGAAAATTACGGACTGGAATATACCAAGCGTTTCGAGTTGTTTAAAAAAGCGATCCAGGAGGCTTATCCGGACATTACGGTGATAAGTAGTTCTGACGTAAGAGGAAAGAGCAGGAATGAATGGTCGGATACTCATTTTTATTCGAGTGAATCATTTTTGATCTCTAATCACAACCGTTTTGTTGCCGGACGGTATACGCGCCGGATGCCTCCTGCCTTTATCGGAGAATTCAGCTTGTCCGGCGGGGCTGCTCCCGGAAGTTTACGAGCTGCCATCGGGGAGGCTTGCTTTCTTGCAGGAGCAGAGAACGGGCAGGAGATCGTGAAGCGTTTAGCTTATGCCCCGGTTTTGGGGAATACGAAATACAAGATGGATCGTTATCCGGCTATCTTTTTTGACGGTGAACAAATCGCTCTTTCTCCTTCTTACCATCTATTGCAAATGTTTGGCAGCAACAGGGGAGACGAGGTGTTAAAGACTGAAGTCCGCACCTATCAGAAACCCCAGGTTATCTTCGGACGTGCCGGTATCGAAATGTTCGATAATAGCTATGAGTTTAAGGAGGTGAAAATAGATAACTTGCCGGTTAAGGAAGGGACTGTCATGACCGGAGGCTGGACAGTTGGACAGGGTACGTTGATACCGGTTGCAAACAGGTGGAACTACATTCTTTTAGGTGATCCGTCTGCCTATGACTACACCTTCTCGGCGGATATCAGGAGGACGAAGGGGAGTGGACAAATCCAATTCCGTGTGCGTGACAACGGGTTGCCCGGAGAACAGAATGACTATATCGGATTGACGATCGGTTCTGGTGCTGTCGAGTTCTACCGCCAGGCGGGAGGAGTGAGGGACACGTTGCGTACACCTGTCCTTTATCCCTTCCAAAGCAATCGTTGGTATAATGTGAAGATCGCTTGCAAAGGCGAACAAATCGGTTGTTTCGTGAATGATACGCTGGTCCATGAGACGATACTTCCCGGCATACCTTCATTGGTTTCCACTGCAGCGCTGGATAAGGAAACGCATACGATTATACTAAAAGTGATCAACACGACCCAGCACGAAGAGAAAACGGAACTGAACTTGCAAGGTGTCAGTGTCAAAAATACGGCGGAGATTATTCAGCTCACAGGAGATCCCGAAGCGCGTAACACCTATGACAAACCTGATGTGGTCGTACCGAAGACAAAAGAAATATCCTTCTCATTGAGTGGTCCCAGAGTATACAATTTTCCTCCGAACTCGATTACGATAATGAAACTGAAGATCGACTGA
- a CDS encoding Gfo/Idh/MocA family oxidoreductase — protein MEKIKTGLAAFGMSGQIFHAPFISTNPAFCLTAITERSKELSKERYPSARIVRSFEELVALDELELVVINTPDSTHYEYARKALEAGKNVIVEKPFTTTVEQGQELVDLARSKGLAISVYQNRRWDSDFLTVREILDKGLLGRLVEFESTFPRYRNFIKPGTWKETGELGGGLTYNLGAHVIDQAVQLFGVPEAVFADIDIIRTGGMVDDYFVIHLLRPSKAPHVKVTLKSSYLMCEPEPRFVLHGTEGSFVKYGLDRQEADLNDGQIPGIPGWGVEDEGMWGLLHTEKDGNVVRRKYPSLAGNYAGFYDNIYRHLRHNEPLLTDAAGVLPVIRLIEAAWESCKEGNVVKL, from the coding sequence ATGGAGAAGATCAAAACAGGATTGGCAGCCTTCGGCATGTCAGGGCAAATATTTCACGCCCCATTTATCAGCACGAACCCGGCTTTCTGTCTGACAGCAATCACGGAGCGCAGTAAGGAACTGTCAAAAGAACGTTATCCTTCAGCTCGTATTGTGCGCAGTTTCGAGGAACTCGTTGCTTTGGATGAGTTAGAACTGGTCGTTATCAACACGCCGGACAGTACGCATTACGAGTATGCACGGAAAGCACTGGAGGCTGGAAAAAATGTGATTGTCGAGAAACCTTTCACGACAACAGTTGAGCAGGGACAAGAATTGGTCGACCTCGCCCGATCCAAAGGGCTGGCTATAAGTGTATATCAGAACAGGCGCTGGGATTCGGATTTCCTTACAGTTCGGGAAATACTGGATAAGGGGCTACTTGGACGTCTTGTTGAGTTCGAGTCGACTTTCCCTCGCTATCGCAACTTTATAAAGCCGGGAACGTGGAAGGAAACCGGAGAGTTGGGCGGTGGCCTGACCTATAATTTGGGGGCTCATGTGATTGATCAGGCGGTTCAGTTGTTCGGTGTGCCGGAAGCGGTTTTCGCTGATATCGACATCATTCGTACAGGTGGCATGGTAGATGATTATTTCGTGATCCACCTGCTCCGTCCGTCTAAGGCACCACATGTCAAAGTCACCTTGAAATCCAGCTACTTGATGTGCGAACCTGAACCCCGCTTCGTCTTACATGGTACGGAAGGTTCATTCGTAAAATATGGCCTTGACCGCCAGGAAGCGGATCTGAATGACGGACAAATCCCCGGCATTCCTGGCTGGGGAGTTGAAGACGAAGGCATGTGGGGACTTCTTCACACAGAAAAAGACGGCAACGTCGTCCGTCGTAAATACCCCAGCCTTGCCGGAAATTACGCAGGATTTTACGACAACATCTATCGTCATCTCCGCCACAACGAACCGCTCCTGACGGATGCCGCCGGCGTATTGCCTGTCATCCGTCTGATCGAGGCGGCCTGGGAAAGCTGTAAAGAAGGAAATGTGGTGAAGTTATAA
- the glyA gene encoding serine hydroxymethyltransferase, protein MKRDNIIFDIIEKEHQRQLKGIELIASENFVSDQVMQAMGSCLTNKYAEGYPGKRYYGGCEVVDQSETIAIERLKQIFNAEWANVQPHSGAQANAAVFLAVLNPGDTFLGLNLAHGGHLSHGSPVNSSGILYRATEYNVKEDTGRVDYDQMEEVALREKPKLIVGGGSAYSREWDYKRMREIADKVGALLMIDMAHPAGLIAAGLLNNPLEYAHIVTSTTHKTLRGPRGGIILLGKDFENPWGKKTPKGEIKKMSQLLDSAVFPGIQGGPLEHVIAAKAVAFGEALEPEYKTYQAQVKANAAAMAKAFMDKGYKIISDGTDNHSMLIDLRKKFPELTGKVAEKALVAADITVNKNMVPFDSRSAFQTSGIRVGTPAITTRGAKEPLMAEIVELIDTVLAAPECDKTITAVREKVNSIMKEYPIFAW, encoded by the coding sequence ATGAAAAGAGACAATATCATTTTCGACATCATTGAGAAGGAACATCAGCGCCAGCTGAAAGGCATTGAACTGATTGCTTCCGAAAACTTTGTAAGCGACCAGGTGATGCAAGCCATGGGTAGCTGTCTAACCAACAAATACGCTGAAGGATATCCCGGTAAGCGCTATTATGGAGGTTGCGAAGTAGTAGACCAGAGCGAAACTATCGCTATCGAACGGTTGAAACAGATTTTCAATGCGGAGTGGGCCAACGTACAGCCACATTCAGGAGCACAGGCTAACGCAGCCGTATTTCTGGCAGTCCTGAATCCCGGTGATACATTCCTCGGTCTGAACCTGGCACACGGCGGCCATCTTTCTCACGGTTCTCCAGTAAACAGTTCCGGTATCTTATACCGCGCTACAGAATATAATGTAAAAGAAGATACAGGTCGTGTAGACTACGACCAAATGGAAGAAGTTGCCTTACGTGAAAAACCTAAATTGATCGTAGGTGGCGGTTCCGCTTATTCCCGTGAATGGGACTACAAACGGATGCGTGAGATTGCTGACAAGGTCGGTGCCCTTCTGATGATCGATATGGCCCATCCTGCCGGTCTGATCGCAGCCGGACTGCTGAATAACCCGTTGGAATATGCTCATATCGTAACTTCCACGACTCACAAGACTTTGCGTGGTCCACGTGGCGGTATCATCCTGCTGGGTAAGGATTTCGAAAATCCCTGGGGTAAGAAGACACCGAAAGGAGAGATCAAAAAGATGTCTCAATTATTGGATTCCGCCGTATTCCCAGGCATCCAGGGAGGCCCTCTGGAACATGTGATCGCCGCTAAAGCTGTAGCTTTCGGTGAAGCATTGGAACCAGAATATAAGACTTATCAGGCCCAAGTAAAAGCAAATGCGGCTGCTATGGCAAAAGCATTTATGGACAAAGGTTACAAGATCATCTCCGATGGTACGGACAACCATAGCATGTTAATCGACCTGCGCAAAAAGTTCCCAGAACTGACCGGCAAGGTTGCAGAAAAAGCACTTGTTGCCGCCGATATCACTGTAAACAAGAATATGGTTCCGTTCGACAGCCGTTCGGCTTTCCAAACTTCCGGTATTCGTGTCGGAACTCCGGCTATCACGACTCGCGGTGCTAAAGAACCGTTGATGGCCGAGATCGTCGAATTGATCGATACCGTGCTGGCTGCACCTGAATGCGACAAGACTATCACTGCTGTTCGCGAAAAAGTAAACAGCATCATGAAGGAATATCCTATCTTCGCTTGGTAA
- a CDS encoding family 20 glycosylhydrolase, protein MKTLLSLCAGAALCILASCSEGPTKQMPYNQGINVIPTPVSLVQNEGSFKLSKNTAFSVSTPEAKTVAEYFAAQMNLATGYQITVSDKAGSNGITLVIDGALDVNDEGYTLDVTPQSVTVKAKTPQGLFYGMQTFMQLLPAEIESQAVVSGIAWTAPCVTVKDEPRFEYRGIMLDPCRHFIPVENVKKHLDVLALFKINRMHWHLTDDQGWRIEIKKYPKLTEVGSKRIDGEGTEYSGFYTQEQIKEVVKYAADRFITIVPEIELPGHELAAISAYPELSCKGEPTTPRIIWGVEDIVLCAGKEKPFEFLQDVFDEVAPLFPGEYIHIGGDECPKSSWKECPLCQKRIREEGLKADKNHSAEEKLQSYFVQRMEKYLSDKHGKKIIGWDEILEGGLAPSATVMSWRGEEGGIAAANMGHEAIMTPGSGGMYIDQFQGDPKIEPVSIGGYDPLSRVYAYNPTPDTLVTTGKANLIKGVQTNLWSEYMYNTDLLEYRAYPRVLALAEIGWTPLARKDYKDFERRLDNALVRLDELNINYHIPQPEQPNGSCNFVAFTDKASLEFKTTRPIKVVYTIDGTEPTPESTVYSAPIEFTESGVLKIRSVLPSGKMSKTRTITVEKQSLAPAKEVAKTTPGLEMQVTDGMFLNSSKLGEVKEWKKSVIKDLREITSVVKTSESMRGVKQYAAIATGYVNIPEDGVYYISSDNEEVWIDGKLLVNNGGEVKRFSRHDSSAALSKGLHEIKVVFLGHIIGGWPSNWNDGSVKLRKADTDKFVKITPEMLVH, encoded by the coding sequence ATGAAAACACTTTTATCACTTTGTGCAGGCGCCGCACTTTGTATCCTTGCGTCGTGCAGCGAAGGACCTACTAAACAGATGCCTTATAACCAAGGTATCAATGTAATTCCGACGCCAGTAAGCCTCGTCCAAAACGAGGGTAGTTTTAAACTAAGCAAAAACACAGCCTTCTCCGTCTCTACTCCGGAAGCTAAAACAGTTGCTGAATATTTTGCCGCCCAAATGAATCTCGCCACCGGCTATCAAATAACAGTTAGTGACAAGGCAGGTTCAAACGGTATTACATTGGTAATCGATGGAGCACTGGATGTAAACGACGAGGGCTATACATTGGATGTAACTCCACAAAGCGTGACAGTTAAGGCTAAAACCCCGCAAGGTTTGTTCTACGGTATGCAAACATTCATGCAATTGCTTCCTGCCGAAATCGAAAGCCAGGCGGTCGTGAGCGGTATTGCTTGGACTGCTCCCTGCGTAACGGTGAAAGACGAGCCGCGTTTCGAATATCGCGGTATCATGCTGGATCCTTGCCGTCATTTCATCCCGGTAGAGAACGTAAAAAAACATCTCGACGTATTGGCACTGTTCAAAATCAACCGTATGCATTGGCATCTGACGGACGATCAGGGCTGGCGTATCGAGATCAAAAAATATCCGAAACTGACTGAAGTAGGTTCCAAACGTATAGATGGTGAAGGGACGGAATATAGCGGTTTTTATACGCAAGAGCAAATCAAGGAAGTGGTAAAATATGCTGCAGACCGTTTTATCACGATCGTCCCTGAAATCGAACTTCCGGGACATGAGTTAGCTGCGATCTCCGCATATCCTGAATTGTCTTGCAAAGGCGAACCGACCACTCCGCGTATTATCTGGGGTGTAGAAGACATCGTATTATGTGCCGGGAAGGAAAAACCATTCGAGTTCCTGCAGGATGTTTTCGACGAAGTCGCTCCTCTTTTCCCTGGCGAATACATTCACATCGGTGGTGACGAATGCCCGAAATCAAGCTGGAAAGAATGCCCGCTCTGCCAAAAACGTATTCGCGAGGAAGGTCTGAAAGCCGACAAAAATCACTCTGCCGAAGAAAAGTTGCAGAGCTATTTCGTTCAGCGCATGGAGAAATACCTGTCCGATAAACATGGTAAAAAGATCATCGGATGGGATGAAATCCTCGAAGGCGGCCTCGCTCCTTCCGCAACTGTTATGTCTTGGCGTGGTGAAGAAGGTGGTATCGCTGCTGCAAACATGGGACATGAGGCAATCATGACTCCTGGAAGTGGTGGTATGTACATTGACCAGTTCCAAGGTGACCCGAAGATCGAACCGGTTTCTATCGGCGGTTATGATCCATTGTCAAGGGTGTATGCATACAATCCAACACCCGATACCTTGGTTACTACCGGAAAGGCAAACTTGATCAAGGGGGTACAAACAAATCTGTGGTCCGAATATATGTACAATACAGACCTGCTGGAATACCGCGCCTACCCGCGTGTGCTGGCATTGGCTGAAATAGGCTGGACTCCATTGGCACGTAAGGATTATAAAGACTTCGAACGTCGCTTGGATAATGCCTTGGTTCGTTTGGATGAGCTTAACATCAACTACCATATTCCACAACCAGAACAACCGAACGGTTCATGCAATTTCGTCGCTTTCACCGACAAGGCCTCTCTGGAATTCAAGACTACTCGTCCGATCAAGGTGGTTTATACGATCGACGGAACCGAACCGACGCCGGAATCAACTGTCTATTCCGCTCCGATCGAATTCACAGAATCCGGCGTTCTGAAGATTCGTTCCGTATTGCCTTCCGGCAAGATGAGCAAAACTCGTACAATCACGGTTGAAAAGCAATCCTTGGCTCCTGCTAAGGAGGTTGCCAAGACTACTCCGGGATTGGAAATGCAAGTGACTGACGGTATGTTCCTGAATTCTTCCAAACTGGGAGAGGTAAAAGAATGGAAGAAATCGGTTATCAAGGATTTACGTGAAATCACCAGTGTCGTCAAAACAAGCGAATCAATGCGCGGTGTCAAGCAATATGCTGCCATAGCAACCGGTTATGTCAATATTCCTGAAGACGGCGTTTATTATATTTCATCCGATAACGAAGAAGTATGGATTGACGGCAAATTGTTAGTGAACAACGGTGGTGAAGTGAAACGCTTCTCCCGCCACGACAGTTCGGCTGCATTGTCGAAAGGCTTGCATGAGATCAAGGTGGTATTCCTGGGGCATATCATTGGTGGTTGGCCTTCAAACTGGAACGACGGTAGCGTGAAGCTCCGCAAAGCCGACACCGATAAGTTTGTTAAGATCACTCCTGAAATGTTAGTCCATTAA